The Mycobacterium riyadhense sequence AAGGCGTTGATCGCCACCAAGTGCCAAGGCGAAAAGGCTCCCGAGGGCCTAAGGGAACGCCTCCGGATGGAAATCCGCCGGACCACAATTATTCGACGTGGGCAGTAGGCTTCCCGCGCTACGCGTTGGGCCGCTTGCCGTGGTTGGCTTTGCTGTACTTGCGGTCGCGCTTCTTGCGGCCACGCTTGGCCATCTCGGGAACCTCCGTAGTTCGTCAAATGCAGGGCTGCTAACGTGCGCCCGGTTGTTGTCCAGTGTCTCACGCGACGCGTGGTAGGCCACCGTTAGCCCGCATGCCGCGGTCCCGAGCGATCTTATGGTTCGATATACATGACTGATTGACGCCCGATGAAGCAGCCGTCAGCGTGCGTAATGGCCGAAACGAGTGGGGTGAAGATGTCCGAGGATGTTCGAGCCGAGATCGTGGCCAGCGTGCTCGAAGTCGTTGTCAGCGAAGGCGACCAAATCGCCAAGGGTGACACCGTGGTCCTGCTGGAGTCGATGAAGATGGAGATTCCCGTCCTGGCCGAAGTCGCCGGGACCGTTAGTAAGGTGAGCGTGTCGGTGGGCGATGTCATTCAGGCCGGCGACCTTATCGCCGTGATCAGCTAGCCGTTGGATCTTTCATACCTGCATGTCCACTCTCGGTAACCTGCTGGCCGAACATACGGTCCTGCCGGGAAACGCGGTCGACCATTTGCATGCCGTGGTCGGAGAGTGGCAGCTGCTTGCCGATCTATCGTTCGCCGATTACTTGATGTGGGTTCGCCGAGACGACGGCGTCCTGGTCTGCGTTGCGCAATGCCGTCCGAACACCGCGCCGACGGCGCTGCAGACCGATGCGGTGGGCAGGGTGGTCGCCGCCGACAGGCTGCCGCTGGTGGCCGAGACCTTCGCATCCGGCGCTGCGCGGCGGGAAAGTAATGGGGGCCAGGACCATTCGCGGCAACTTCCCGGTCCGAATGTTGATTCCTCTCCGGTGCGATTTCGCGACCGGGTGGTGGCGGTGCTGACGCAGCACCAGACCGAACTGACGGCCCGTCGCAGTTCGGGCGGCCTGGAGACGGCCTACCGGGATACCGCCACAGACCTGCTGCACATGCTGGCGGAGGGCACTTTCCCCGACGTCGGGGATGTGGCCATGTCGCGATCCACCCCACGGGCAGGCGATGGCTTCATGCGCCTCGATGTCGATGGTGTTGTCGCATACGCCAGCCCTAACGCGCTGTCGGCCTACCACAGGATGGGCCTGACCAGCGAGCTGGAAGGCCACAACCTCATCAGAGTCACCCGGCCGCTGATCTCGGACCCGTTCGAGGCGCAGGAGGTGGCCGAGCATGTGCTGGACTTGCTTGCCGGCGGGGCGAGCATGCGGATGGAGGTCGATGCCGGCGACGCCACCGTGCTGCTGCGGACGCTGCCGCTGGTGGTGCATGGTCGCAACGCCGGTGCCGCGATATTGATCCGCGATGTCACCGAGGTGAAGCGCCGGGACCGCGCCCTGATTTCCAAGGACGCCACCATTCGCGAAATCCATCACCGGGTGAAGAACAATCTGCAAACCGTGGCCGCACTGCTGCGGCTGCAGGCTCGACGCACGGCCAACGCCGAAGGTCGGGAGGCACTGATCGAGTCCGTTCGCCGGGTGTCGTCGATTGCGTTGGTCCACGACGCGTTATCGATGTCGGTTGACGAGCAAGTCAACCTCGACGAGGTCATAGACCGAATCCTGCCGATCATGAACGATGTGGCGTCCGTGGGCACGCCGATCCGGATCAACCGGGTGGGCGACCTCGGGGTGCTGGACTCCGATCGGGCGACGGCCCTGATCATGGTGATCACCGAACTGGTGCAGAATGCGATCGAGCATGCGTTCGACCCGACAGCCGAAGAGGGATCGGTGACGATTCGTGCTGAGCGATCGGCACGCTGGCTCGATGTCGTGGTGCACGACGACGGGCGTGGGTTACCAGATGGATTCAGCCTGGAGAAATCCGACAGCCTGGGACTGCAGATCGTTCGAACCTTGGTATCTGCCGAGCTGGATGGCTCGCTGGGGATGCGCGAAGCCCCCAATCGCGGCACAGATGTGGTGCTGCGGGTTCCGATTGGTCGCCGGGGGCGGTTGGTGTTGTAGCGGTTCACACAACAGTGCGGCCCCGACGATGGTCGGGGCCGCACTGTTCGGAGACCGGGTCTTTCAGACTCCGCTTCGGGCCTTCGTCCGGGCGTTGCGGCGCTTTAGCGCGCGCCGCTCATCTTCGCTCATGCCGCCCCAGACACCCGAGTCCTGGCCGGTATTCAGAGCCCAGCTGAGACACTCTGTGGTCACCGGACACCGATTGCAGACCAGTTTCGCGTCAGCGATCTGCGCAAGCGCCGGGCCGCTGTTCCCAACCGGGAAGAACAGCTCGGGATCCTCGTCACGGCAGACCGCCTTGTGGCGCCAATCCATTAGTAGTTACTCCTCACTATGTGCGCAGCAGTGCGCACGGGCGATTTTTCTTGGCGGTTAACGCGTGCACAAGAAAGGTTTCCGTACCTCTACATCTCTCTGCATGCAACCTTTTGATCGTTTCACAGGCCCAACAGATGTCAATAGTGTTACGTAAGCGCGTGGGCTATCTCACTTTGACGTTCTGTCAGACGTTCTGTCACCAAACCCCTCACTCTGTTGTACTACACTAACCGTCCTTTGTGCCGAACATTTGCGTCGCAACCTTGTCACATCTTTGATTGTCGCAGGTCAGGCCTATTTTTTGCGGGGGGTGCGACCACCGACAATACCTCCGGAACTGCGCGGAAGGTCATGGTTTCGCGCACGCCGAGGTAATCCCCGTCGAACTGACAGGCCGCGGGTTCCCCAGTGCTGGTGATCGTCAGGTAGGGGACATCGTCCTCGGTGATCAGTTGCTTGAAGTTGAACTTCGGCCGTTTTGCGAACATCTGCCGGACAATCCGCAGGGTGGGGATCGTCTTCATGGTCGTGGGGGCGAAGACGCCCAAACCGGACTCGAACGTGCAGGCGGGATTGGTCCAAACCGGCCGGTTGTTTGCGTAGGTCCATGGACTGGCGTTGGACACGAAGATGAAGCTCACACCCGTAATCGGTTCACGATTGGGAAGTTCCAGCTTGAGGGTGGGTTCGCGGCGCGTGTAGCCCCACACAGCGGGCACCGCCGCCCGGATATACCGCCAGGCCGTAACTTTGCCACCCTTATCGCGTTCGGCCTCCACCGCGGCCACCACTTCGGCGTCGACACCCATTCCGGTGTTGAACACGGCCCAGCGCTCACCGCAGTCGATCAGCCCGATTCGACGCCATTGCTGGTGGCGGTGGTAGTCGTCGAGCAACTGGATGAGCTGGTTAGTGGCGGCGAGCGGGTCGGGCGATATTCCCAGAACCCTGGCCAGCACATTCGCCGAGCCTCCTGGGACGATCGCGACTGCCGGCACAGGTCCGGCCTGCGTCGTGGCGGGGCTGCCCAGCATGCCGTTGACCACCCCGCTCACCGTGCCGTCGCCACCATGCACGACAACCAGGTCAACACCGTCCGCAACAGCTGCCTGGCCGAGTTCAGCGGCGTGACCGCGGTGTTTGGTGTGTTCGACGGTGAGTTGAAGGCGACTCTTGAGCGCGTGTGCGACTAGGTCCCGAGCGGCCGGCGTGATGGTAGTCGCGGTGGGGTTGACGATCAGCACGGCTCGCATGAGCCATGAGCTTAGGCGTGGCGACGATGCGCGCCGCGTAGCGGCGCGAGGAGCGCGCGATCGGGCTTGAGCGTGGCGACGATGCTTGCCGCGTAGCGGCGCGAGGAGGAGCCGCGCGATCCGGCTTGAGCGTGGCGACGATGCGCGCCGCGTAGCGGCGCGAGGAGCGCGCGATCGGGCTTGAGCGTGGCGACGATGCTTGCCGCGTAGCGGCGCGAGGAGCGCGCGATCGGGCTTGAGCGTGGCGACGATGCGCGCCGCGTAGCGGCGCGAGGAGGAGCCGCGCGATCCGGCTTGAGCGTGGCGACGATGCTTGCCGCGTAGCGGCGCGAGGAGCGCGCGATCGGGCCGGGCATCGAGTGTGTACTGGCGGCCCTGAGTGTGTTTGTAGGGTGGGGGTTTCGCGATTTGGTCGCCCTAGCGGCACACTCAAAGCCCTCAGCTCACACTCGACGCCGTCGATCGCGAAGGGCCCGCATGACTACGCTGACCCTGTGACTGTTCGCGCCCCGACGACCGTGCGTGGAGCCGGCCTGATCGTCGTCGTTCAGGGTGCGGCGGCGCTGGTAATGGCCGCGGTGCTGGTGGTGCGCGGACTCGCGGGCGCCGACCAGCACATAGTAAACGGGCTGGGAACCGCAGGCTGGTTCGCGCTGGTCGGTGGTGGGGTGTTGGCCGGTGGCTGCGCCCTGATAGCCGGCAAGCGGTGGGGCCGCGGGCTGGCGGTGTTCGCCCAGCTGTTGCTGCTGCCGGTGGCGTGGTATCTGGCTGTGGGTTCGCATCAGCTGGCGATTGGGATCCCGGTGGGGATCGTGGCGCTCGCCGCGCTCGGATTGCTCTTCAGTCCGCCTTCCCTGCGCTGGGCCGCCCGCGGTGATCAGCGTGGTTCGGCCAGCGCCGCCAATCGCGGGCCGGACAGCCGATAGGTAGTCCACTCGCGTTGCGGCTGCCCGCCGATCTGGTCGTAGAGCGCGATGGCATCCGAATTCCAGTTCAGCACCGCCCATACCAGCCGCGTGTAGCCGTTGTCGACGCATTCTTTGGCCAGCGTGGCCAGTAAACCACGGGCTAGGCCGCGGCGGCGAAATCTCGGGCGCACGTAAATGTCTTCCAGGTAGATGCCCGCGACGCCATCCCAAGTGGAAAAGTTGAGAAACCACAGCGCCATCGCGGCGATCTCGCCGTTAATCTCGGCGACGTGTCCTTGCACCGTCGGTGAATTGCCGAAAAGTGCTGCCGATATTTGAGTTTCGGTGACCGTGCATTGGTCGGCGGCATGCTCGAATTCGGCGAGTTCGTGGATCATGGCTGCAATTTCGGCGCTGTCTTCCGGTACGGCGCGGCGGACATTGCGGGTCATGGCTCGACTCCCAGCGCGGTCAATATGGTGGCGAATTTCGTTGTGGTTTCCTCGACTTCGTCGTCGGGATCGGATTCGGCGACAATGCCGCCGCCCGCACGCGCGAGCGCGGTGCGCCGATCGGCCGATAATTGTGCGCAACGGATCGATACCACCCAGCGGCCGTCGCCCCGCGCATCACACCATCCCACGGCACCTGCGTAGAAGCCGCGGTCGCCTTCAAGCTCGGCGATGAGCTCGGTGGCCGCGCTGGTCGGAACTCCTCCGACCGCGGGGGTGGGGTGCAGCGCCAACGCCAGATCGATTGCGGTAGTTAAGGTGTCGCGTAGTCGGCCAGTGATTGGTGTGCACAGGTGCCAAACGGCAGCGGTGCGGCTCAGCTGTGGCTCAGATGCGATGGTGAGGTCCTCGCACAGTGGCTCGAGGGCTGCGCGCATGCTGTCGATGACCAATTGGTGCTCGTGGCGGTTCTTGGCCGAAGCGGCCAGCGCGGCGCCGTTGGCGGCGTCGACGTCGGGCTCTTCGGCACGCGGTGCCGTGCCGGCGAGCGGCTGACACACGACGCGATCGGCGAACCGTGCGACCAGGAGTTCTGGGGTAGCGCCCACCAGAGCCGCCCCAGTGTAGTCGTCACCAGCGGAGGTCAGGTCGACGAGATAGCCATAGGCCGTTGGGTCGGCTGCTACCAGCCGGCGCAGGACGACGCGGGCGTCCAGCGGTGCGTCGGCGGTCAGCTGCAACGATCGGGCCAGTACCACCTTGCACAGCGAGTTGTCCGGCGCGGCAAGCTGATCCCGTGCGCGGCTGATCTGGTCGCGGTAGTCAGCCAGCGACGGGATGGCGGCGCCAACGCGGACGGCCGGCAGTGCGTCGGTTGGCCACCGGGGCAGTCCCTCGAGGCGCCGCACCGCACCCGGTACCATCAGCGCTGCTGGCCTGCTTACATCAAAAGGCAGCCCGCCCAACAACATTGGCGCCTCTCCGGAGCGCAGAGCCGCCTGTGCCGCGGGCAGGTCGCGATAACGCGTCCTTACCCCGTCGGCAACCAGTGCGCCCCCTGAGCCGCACAGGACGAACGGCGGTTCGCTGGCTATCAATTGACCGGATGACCGGTCAACCCGAGCACACAGAGCTGGCGCACCCCATGCTCGAACCCACAGACAGCAATCGAGGCGGTCACCATGCCGAACCGACTGCCTTCGGTCAGCGGCAACTCGACCCAACGCGTGATCACCGCGCGCGAGAAGTGGCCGTGGCTGACGAACAACACATCACGCGACGTCATATGCTCGAGCGCCATCGCAACGGCGCGATCGGCGCGATCGCTGACCTGCGTAACACTTTCACCATCCGGGCATCCGTGTGTCCACACCAGCCAATCGGGTACGGATTGCTGTATCTCCCGCGTCGTCAAGCCTTCGTAGGAACCGTAATCCCACTCAGCGAGCAGCGGAGATACCTCGTCAACGGTCAGCCCGGCTAACTCGGCGGTGACCAAGCATCGTTGACGTGGGCTGCTGATCACCACCGGGTCATCAAGCTCGAGTTGAGCCAGTGTCTGCCCGGCCAGCTTGGCCTGCGCGCGGCCAGCTTCGGTCAGCTCGATGTCGCTACGGCCGGTGTGCTGTCCCGATTTCGACCATTCGGTCTCGCCGTGGCGCAGTAGCAGCAGTCGGTGCCCCGACCAAGGATTGTGCAAGCCCATGCCGACAGATTCTGCCTGAGACACGCCGGACCCACGCCGCCGCTGCTCGAAGCGAGCCGCGGCGAGCATGCCAGGATGGGGCTTGTGACGAACACGAGGGTGCTGGCGGTGGCCAACCAGAAGGGTGGGGTGGCCAAGACGACGACGGTTGCCTCGCTGGGTGCGGCGATGGTGGATAAGGGACGGCGAGTGCTGCTCGTCGATCTGGACCCGCAGGGTTGCTTGACGTTCTCCCTTGGTCAAGATCCCGACAAACTTCCGGTGTCCGTCCACGAGGTGCTCCTCGGTGAGGTCGAACCGAACGCCGCGTTGGTCACGACGGCAGAGGGAATGACGCTGTTGCCAGCCAACATTGACCTGGCCGGCGCTGAGGCGATGCTACTGATGCGCGCCGGTCGCGAGTATGCCCTCAGACGCGCGCTGACCAAGCTTGACGACGAGTTCGACGTAGTCATCATCGACTGCCCGCCGTCGCTGGGT is a genomic window containing:
- a CDS encoding 50S ribosomal protein bL37, yielding MAKRGRKKRDRKYSKANHGKRPNA
- a CDS encoding biotin/lipoyl-binding carrier protein, with the translated sequence MSEDVRAEIVASVLEVVVSEGDQIAKGDTVVLLESMKMEIPVLAEVAGTVSKVSVSVGDVIQAGDLIAVIS
- a CDS encoding sensor histidine kinase, with product MSTLGNLLAEHTVLPGNAVDHLHAVVGEWQLLADLSFADYLMWVRRDDGVLVCVAQCRPNTAPTALQTDAVGRVVAADRLPLVAETFASGAARRESNGGQDHSRQLPGPNVDSSPVRFRDRVVAVLTQHQTELTARRSSGGLETAYRDTATDLLHMLAEGTFPDVGDVAMSRSTPRAGDGFMRLDVDGVVAYASPNALSAYHRMGLTSELEGHNLIRVTRPLISDPFEAQEVAEHVLDLLAGGASMRMEVDAGDATVLLRTLPLVVHGRNAGAAILIRDVTEVKRRDRALISKDATIREIHHRVKNNLQTVAALLRLQARRTANAEGREALIESVRRVSSIALVHDALSMSVDEQVNLDEVIDRILPIMNDVASVGTPIRINRVGDLGVLDSDRATALIMVITELVQNAIEHAFDPTAEEGSVTIRAERSARWLDVVVHDDGRGLPDGFSLEKSDSLGLQIVRTLVSAELDGSLGMREAPNRGTDVVLRVPIGRRGRLVL
- the whiB1 gene encoding transcriptional regulator WhiB1 yields the protein MDWRHKAVCRDEDPELFFPVGNSGPALAQIADAKLVCNRCPVTTECLSWALNTGQDSGVWGGMSEDERRALKRRNARTKARSGV
- a CDS encoding diacylglycerol/lipid kinase family protein is translated as MRAVLIVNPTATTITPAARDLVAHALKSRLQLTVEHTKHRGHAAELGQAAVADGVDLVVVHGGDGTVSGVVNGMLGSPATTQAGPVPAVAIVPGGSANVLARVLGISPDPLAATNQLIQLLDDYHRHQQWRRIGLIDCGERWAVFNTGMGVDAEVVAAVEAERDKGGKVTAWRYIRAAVPAVWGYTRREPTLKLELPNREPITGVSFIFVSNASPWTYANNRPVWTNPACTFESGLGVFAPTTMKTIPTLRIVRQMFAKRPKFNFKQLITEDDVPYLTITSTGEPAACQFDGDYLGVRETMTFRAVPEVLSVVAPPAKNRPDLRQSKM
- a CDS encoding GNAT family N-acetyltransferase, which produces MTRNVRRAVPEDSAEIAAMIHELAEFEHAADQCTVTETQISAALFGNSPTVQGHVAEINGEIAAMALWFLNFSTWDGVAGIYLEDIYVRPRFRRRGLARGLLATLAKECVDNGYTRLVWAVLNWNSDAIALYDQIGGQPQREWTTYRLSGPRLAALAEPR
- a CDS encoding isochorismate synthase; protein product: MIASEPPFVLCGSGGALVADGVRTRYRDLPAAQAALRSGEAPMLLGGLPFDVSRPAALMVPGAVRRLEGLPRWPTDALPAVRVGAAIPSLADYRDQISRARDQLAAPDNSLCKVVLARSLQLTADAPLDARVVLRRLVAADPTAYGYLVDLTSAGDDYTGAALVGATPELLVARFADRVVCQPLAGTAPRAEEPDVDAANGAALAASAKNRHEHQLVIDSMRAALEPLCEDLTIASEPQLSRTAAVWHLCTPITGRLRDTLTTAIDLALALHPTPAVGGVPTSAATELIAELEGDRGFYAGAVGWCDARGDGRWVVSIRCAQLSADRRTALARAGGGIVAESDPDDEVEETTTKFATILTALGVEP
- a CDS encoding acid phosphatase encodes the protein MGLHNPWSGHRLLLLRHGETEWSKSGQHTGRSDIELTEAGRAQAKLAGQTLAQLELDDPVVISSPRQRCLVTAELAGLTVDEVSPLLAEWDYGSYEGLTTREIQQSVPDWLVWTHGCPDGESVTQVSDRADRAVAMALEHMTSRDVLFVSHGHFSRAVITRWVELPLTEGSRFGMVTASIAVCGFEHGVRQLCVLGLTGHPVN